The genomic stretch ACTTGACCAATTCCAAGTCATGTAGTTAAAAAGTGGCAGGACCTGTAGTAGAAGCTTTCACTTTGGAGTTCAGGGCTGCTTCCCGGCCTCCATGCTGGCATTTAGAATAAGGAGGCAGGGACAAGGTCTGCTCCTCTGTGTCCTGACTCATTGCCAGTGTTTCTCTGCAGCCCTCCAGGGGACCCCTCTCTCAGCCACCCTCTCCCTGGTGATGTCTCAGTGCTGCCGGAAGATAAAAGACACCGTGCAGAAACTGGCTTCAGACCACAAGGACATTCACAGCAGTGTCTCCCGAGTGGGCAAAGCCATTGACAGGGTGAGCATGTGGGTGGCCCCGGACTGGGGGCGGGAACACCTGCTGCTAGCGTGTAGCAGGGCTTCTCAGGAAGCCAGTGTGAGAAGTGAGACCCTGAGTCACAGGGCCCTGTCTCTCATCCTCATCAGAACTTTGACTCTGAGATTTGCGGTGTAGTCTCCGACGCAGTGTGGGACTCTcgggagaagcagcagcagatcCTGCAGATGGCCATCCTGGAGCACCTGTACCAGCAGGGCATGCTCAGTGTTGCTGAGGAGCTGTGCCAGGTAACGAGCCCGCTGGGAAGGCACTGGTACCTGCCTGTTCTGCTTTCTACTTGgtagttttctttatattaggACCccgttattatttttttcttgtatccaGACAGGTCAGTTTATTTACATGACTCAAATATGTATGTCATCAGCTCTGATTGTCTGATAGGGATACCTGTTCCCAGAGACCTGTTTCCAGTGGACAGTTGGCCTGGCAGGGCATCCTCCCCTCTGGACTGCACATGGGAAGTCCAACGTTTCCTCCAAGATCACCCCTTAACTTTGCTTCCATTGTAGACCAGCTCCTTTCCGTTGATGCATTCTTTCCTTAAACGGgttaatagctattttaaaaattgtatttaatttattaaaactaaaaaaaaaacaaaaacagttcacccatttctcccacaccCTACCCtgcacctctggtaaccaccaatctgtatTTATGAGcttggttttcttaaaaaaaacttttttagattccacatatgagttcatatggtatttgtctttctctgtctgacatatttcatttagcataatggtccatccatgttaccacaaatgacaggattttcctactttttttttctttttaatttttatttatttatttacttttatttatagctgtgttgggtcttcgtttctgtgtgagggctttctctagttgcggcaagtgggggccactcttcatcgcggtgcatggacctctcattatcgcggcctctcttgttgcggagcacaggctccagacgctcaggctcagtaactgtggctcacgggtctagttgctccgcgtcacgtggaatcttcccagaccagggctcgaacccgtgtcccctgcattggcaggcagattctcaaccactgtgccaccagggaagccctttcctacttttttaatggctgaataatatttcattttacacacacacacacacacacacacaccatcttctttatccattcatccattgatggacacttacgttgtttccttatcttggcatagtaaataatgctgcgatgaatatgggggtgcagatatcttttcaagttagtgttttcattttctttagataagtacccagaagtggaattgctggatcataggtagctctatttttaatcttttgaggaacttccatactgttatccatagcggctgcaccaatctacattcccaccagtggtgcacgagggttcctttttctccacatcctcgccaacacttgttacttcttatctttttgataataaccattctaacaagTACAAGGTGATGGCTCACtgtggtgttgatttgcattGCCCTGCCCTGATGTTTGAGGtagagaatcttttcatgtgcctgttggccattttgatgtctcctttggaaaaatgtctattcaaatcttctctccattttttaagtttttttttttttgctattgagttatatgagtttttgtatattttggatattagccccttatcagatacacgatttgcacatattttctcccgtttggtaggttgccttttcattttgttgatggtttcctttgctgtgcagaagctttaaatttagtttgatgtagtcctactttttattttttgcttttgttgcttctttaaataaattttagaaatcagtGCCCCTGATGTAAAAAGAGAGtagctataaaaatatatacaatgggggcttccctggtggcgcagtggttaagaatccacctgccaatgcaggggacacgggttcaagccctggtccgggaagatcccacatgctgcggagcatctaagtccgtgcgccacaactactgagcctgtgctctagagtctgtgagctgcaactactgagcccgcgtgccacaactactgaagcctgcgcacctagagcctatgctccgcaacaagagaagctgcaatgagaagcccgtgcaccacaaccaagagtagcccctgctcgcctcaactagagaaaagcccgcgcgcagcaacagacccaacgcagccacaaataaataaaataaattttaaaatataaaatatatatatatacaatgaaaagtgAAGTTATTAATTTCTAGCTAGAGTTGGTTGCCAGCCAGAGGTCTGAGTGCCTGGTAATCCCTTTCTTAAAAAGGAAGATCAGTAAAATGATGAAGTAGCACTTGTTAGGTGTTGAAGACACACTAGAAGTGAAAGTAAAGGATACTTTCCCTTAATGTAATTAGGGGGACTGAAAAGGAATAATTTTCGCTCCATGCTACTCAGTGTGGGTCTCCAGTACCCcagcaggtggggtggggtttGCAGTCTGCTCTCTAGGAGGCCAGCATGTAGCACTCAGCCTCCCAGAACTGAACTGGGAATAAGAGGGGTCCAGGTGGCTGGCAAGAGACCATGGCTCCTCATGCAAAACCTGGCCCTCTCTAGCTTGGCTTTGGTGGATGAGGTTTTATTAGGTGTAGAGGAGAGAATTTTGGAAACACTGTCCTCCAGTGGTGaattgttctctctccctctaggAATCAACACTGAATGTGGATTTGGATTTCAAGCAGCCTTTCCTGGAGTTGAATCGAATCCTGGAAGCTCTGCATGAACAAGACCTGGGGCCAGCATTGGAGTACGTTGGCCCTTGGGTGGGCCCGCGGGGGACAGGGCTTGTCTGTGCTCTTCACCTCACTCAGCGTACTTGACACGTCTCCAGCTGTGTCTCACGGGCCTCACATAGGCTCTTGGAGGCTCTGCCAGGGCCCCTTCTCTCGCCCCACCAGCTCCACACTCAGCTGGCCCCTTTCTTCCCAGATGGGCCGTCTCCCACAGGCAGCGCCTGCTCGAGCTCAACAGCTCCCTGGAGTTCAAGCTGCACCGACTGCACTTCATCCGCCTCCTGGCAGGTGGCCCTGAGAAGCAGCTGGAGGCCCTCAGCTACGCCCGGCACTTCCAGCCCTTTGCTCGGCTTCACCAGCGGGGTACGTGCCCCGAGTGCCAGGGTGGGCACTGCTGGGCTCTGGCGGACATCAGCACGTCTGGGATGGCCCGTCCCTGCCCCACGTGGGGCTGTGTGTTACCGgaacccctcccccactgtcgCCCAGGTGAACTCCAAACTCAAGGCCCTTCCTCACCGCCTCTGCCATACCCTCCTAGCTTCATCTCACACCACCTCTGGTCCCCAGTCACGTGCCACACCCCCACCCAGAGCTCACCAGGCCTGCCCACGACACGCGTGCCCTCATGCTG from Balaenoptera musculus isolate JJ_BM4_2016_0621 chromosome 3, mBalMus1.pri.v3, whole genome shotgun sequence encodes the following:
- the RMND5B gene encoding E3 ubiquitin-protein transferase RMND5B isoform X2 translates to MSQCCRKIKDTVQKLASDHKDIHSSVSRVGKAIDRNFDSEICGVVSDAVWDSREKQQQILQMAILEHLYQQGMLSVAEELCQESTLNVDLDFKQPFLELNRILEALHEQDLGPALEWAVSHRQRLLELNSSLEFKLHRLHFIRLLAGGPEKQLEALSYARHFQPFARLHQREIQVMMGSLVYLRLGLEKSPYCHLLDNSHWAEICETFTRDACSLLGLSVESPLSVSFASGCVALPVLMNIKAVIEQRQCTGVWSHKDELPIEIELGMKCWYHSVFACPILRQQTSDSNPPIKLICGHVISRDALNKLINGGKLKCPYCPMEQNPADGKRIIF